TAAATTCTATATCGTCAATGGGACATATTACCTTTCAAATCTTAGGCTTCAACCTTTATTGTTGTTTCGGCCAACAAAAATAGCCGATAAACGGCTATTTCTTATTGGAGAGCGTGAATTGATCGAGTAATGCTTCTAAATGCTCCGACTGCTGCTCAAGATTCATACTAATATTATGGGTTTGCGCCGCGGATTCACTGGTCTGGTTGGCATGTTGCGTGATCACTCGCACTTTGCCTTGAACTTGCTGGCTGAGTGCGGAAGTTGTGTTGGTTTGTTGCTCAATGCTATTGGCATGAGCAAGGGCTTGTTTCATCTCTTCGACCACATCAGACATCGCCTGAGAAAGCTGCTCGATTTCAGCAGAGCGCTGATGCGCAGTGCTACACACAGAATCTACTGAGCTTAATGATGACTGACTGTCTTGCTGGAATTGAGAAATGATGTTTTCAATACTGCCGGTTGCTTCTGCTGTGCGGCTGGCAAGATTTCGTACTTCATCGGCGACGACCGCAAAACCGCGACCCTGCTCGCCAGCACGCGCGGCTTCAATCGCTGCGTTGAGGGCAAGTAAGTTGGTTTGTTCGGCCACGCCTTTGATCACTTCAAGAATGCTAGACACCTCTGAAGTTTGATTGTTTAGGTCAACAATGCTGTCTTTAACGTGCTCAATATCATCCACTAGTGCTTTGATGTCGTGGCTAGCACTGTGTGCTTGCTCTGCACTTTGATTGGCAATGGTTGTGGTGTGCTTGATGAGTGACGAGGCATCTTCTGTCGCCTGGCCAACTTGAGCTTGCTGAGCCTGCATCTCTTCCATATGAGTTTGTACTTCAGCGGTCTCTTTTTGCTGGTTATCAGCCGCAGAATCAGTCACCTGTGCCACTTGAGTCAGCTCTGTGGCACTGAGCGCGACTTTGTGCGATGTGCTTTGCACTTGCTCAAGGCTGCTGTTCACAGTTTCCATAAACGAGTTGATTGCGCCTGACAATTGGCCTATCTCATCGGTTTGGCTGGTGGCGAGCCTCTGGCTTAAATCTTTGGTTTTGCTTAACTTTTGCATAAACCCAGAGGTTTTCTGAATCGGACGTACGATGATCTTTCGAATCAGCCACATAGTGACCAAAAAGCCGACGAAGCCGAAAGCAGACATAATCGCCAGGGCGATAAAAGCACGCTGGCTAATCAATTGGTTGACATGAGAGAGATTGTACTCAAGACGAATGGCGCCGAGCACTTCTCCTTCAGGTGCCATATGGCATGACACACAGTTTGTGCCGCGATAGTTTTCGCTTGATTTCATCGGCAGGGCAACAACGATGCCTTTACCCCAATCGGCTTTGATCGGCTCAATGACCAGCTCGCCAGCTAAAGCGCGCTGATCGATTTCATCGACGGGTTGTTGATTGGCTTGACCAGGACCGTACAGCTTACTCACCGCCTCGGCACGCAGCACTTTGACTTCTTCGATGCCGTCTTGGGCGAGGGCTTTTTGGCGTAATGTCTCTTTCTGAGCCATAGTGCCGGTCAGCATCATCATATTGAGGCTATCAAAATAGTTACTTGCTTTATCGTGCAACTGTTCACTGAGGACCGAGTTGATAAGCTCTCTTTGTTGCAAGTATTGATAGGTAGTAGAGGCGACCAGTACCAAGCCAAACACAGTTAATAAGGTGATGAGCAACTTTGTTGTAATTGTTAAGCGCATGGTTGAGTAATTATTGATTATTATTGGAATAGACCTCATAGATCGTGTCTCATCTTTGAGTGAAAGAAAAGTTATCGGACTTCATACTGTGACCTCACTCTATGTAAGGGCATTGTAAATGTGATGTAGGCTTAGTGTAATCAAAACTTTGACGCAGTAACGTAATTTTGACGTGCTAGTGGGAGGGTAACGTTTTCCTAGTGGTTAAATGAGCGAATCTGCGGGTCGGTGCTTGTCTCTGCAAGGGTTATTCCTTAGTATTGCGTCTGTTTTGACAAGCCTGAGATCTAAGATGAAAACTGAATTATACAAAGAGTTTATGTTTGAAGCGGCCCACCACTTACCGCATGTGCCAGAGGGGCATAAATGTGGGCGCCTGCATGGTCACTCTTTCTTAGTTCGCCTTTATGTAGAAGGTGAGGTTGACCCGCATACAGGCTGGGTGGTGGACTTCGCCGAAATTAAAGCCGCATTTAAGCCAATCTACGACAGGCTCGATCACTACTATCTGAATGACATCGAAGGTCTGGAGAACCCGACCAGCGAAGTTCTCGCTAAGTGGATTTGGAACCAGTTAAAGCCAACACTGCCATTGTTGAGTAAAGTCGAAATCAAAGAGACCTGTACCGCTGGATGCATATATAAAGGTGAATAACCTTATCTAGTCGAGCCATGAAAAAGCCCGAGCGTTAGACAAAACGCTCGGGCTTTTTTGCATCTTAACTAAATTAGCAGATCACTTTTACCGCTAGGCCGCCTTGAGAGGTTTCACGGTATTTCGCGTTCATGTCTTTGCCCGTTTCTAGCATGGTTTCGATAACCTTATCGAGAGAGACTGTTGGCGCAGATGAACGGCGCAGTGCCATACGAGTGGAGTTGATCGCTTTTACAGCAGCAATACCGTTACGTTCGATACATGGAACCTGCACCTGACCAGCAACTGGGTCACAAGTCAGACCTAGGTTGTGCTCCATCGCGATTTCAGCCGCCATACATACTTGCTCTGGGCTACCACCCATAAGCTCTGCGAGGCCCGCTGCTGCCATAGAACATGCAACGCCAACTTCACCCTGACAGCCAACTTCAGCACCAGAGATAGACGCATTACGCTTGTACAGACCACCGATTGCGCCAGAAGCGGCAAAGTAACGGATGTAGTCTTTCTCAGTCACGGTTTGGATGAACTTATCGTAGTAAGCCAGTACCGCAGGAATGATGCCACACGCACCGTTTGTTGGTGCTGTCACAACGCGGCCACCTGCTGCGTTTTCTTCATTGACCGCAAAAGCGAACATATTCACCCAGTCAACAACCGACATAGGATCGTTAGTTGTTTTCTCAGAGGTAAGAAGTTGCTGACGAAGCGCGGCCGCTCGACGAGGAACGCGAAGTGGGCCGGGTAGGATACCTTCGGTATTCATGCCACGGTCCATACAGTCACGCATGGTTTTCCAGATATTAGCAAAGTATGTCCGTGACTCTTCATCCGAGTGCATCGCTGCTTGGTTTTTCATCACCAAAGTACTAATAGAAAGACCGTGCTCTTTACACTGATTCACCAGTTCTTCAGCGGTGGTGAATTCGTAAGGTGCTTTAACTGGGTTTTCTTCTTCTTTGCCGAAGTTTTCTTCATCAACGATGAAACCACCGCCGATAGAGTAATAGGTTTTTGAGTACACTTTTTCGTCATTGATCCAAGCGTGGATCTGCATGCCGTTTTCGTGTAACTCGAGGTTCGTGGTATGGAAGTTCATACCGCCCTCTTTGGGGAACGATACTGTGTGACAGTGCATGCCAACAGGAAGGCGCTCAGTTTCTTCTACGCGAGCGATAAAGCCCGGAATAGAGTCGATATCCACTTTCTCAGGAGTATTGCCAGCAAGACCCATGATGATTGCGATATCTGTGTGGTGACCTTTCCCTGTCAGTGATAGTGATCCATAAACGTCAACGGTGATTTTAGTGATGTCGCGCAATTTTCCCATTGAACGTAGATCATCAATAAATTCTTTACCCGCTTTCATTGGTCCTACAGTGTGTGAGCTTGAAGGACCAACACCGATCTTATAGATGTCAAAAACACTAATCATATCGATTACCTCAGAAGTAAGCCTCCCGGGGGGAGGGAGGCTTTTTATTATCATTATATTCTTGGTTTAATCAGGCTTTTAAAGCCTTAGATTAAAGAGCGCCGTAGATTACAGAAGTAATGGCTGCGATACCACAAAGAGCTGTGAAAATCTGTACAGGCGTTGAAGTTTTGTACTTCGCCATGGCTGGTACTTTCTGCATTGCGAACACTGGCATTAGGAACAAGATAGCGGCAATCATTGGCGCGCCCATTGTTTCAATCATACCCAGGATGCTTGGGTTAACGATAGCGACAATCCAAGTTGTTACAACGATGAAGATTAGAGATGCTTTTTCAATCTTGCTTACCGAAGTGTTAGAGCGAGATTTCACTAGACCAACTAGACCTTCGTGCGCACCTAGGAAGTGACCGAAGTAGCTTGAAGTGATTGCTGCAAAAGCAACCAGTGGACCCATGTAAGAGATA
The sequence above is drawn from the Vibrio sinaloensis genome and encodes:
- a CDS encoding methyl-accepting chemotaxis protein, which translates into the protein MRLTITTKLLITLLTVFGLVLVASTTYQYLQQRELINSVLSEQLHDKASNYFDSLNMMMLTGTMAQKETLRQKALAQDGIEEVKVLRAEAVSKLYGPGQANQQPVDEIDQRALAGELVIEPIKADWGKGIVVALPMKSSENYRGTNCVSCHMAPEGEVLGAIRLEYNLSHVNQLISQRAFIALAIMSAFGFVGFLVTMWLIRKIIVRPIQKTSGFMQKLSKTKDLSQRLATSQTDEIGQLSGAINSFMETVNSSLEQVQSTSHKVALSATELTQVAQVTDSAADNQQKETAEVQTHMEEMQAQQAQVGQATEDASSLIKHTTTIANQSAEQAHSASHDIKALVDDIEHVKDSIVDLNNQTSEVSSILEVIKGVAEQTNLLALNAAIEAARAGEQGRGFAVVADEVRNLASRTAEATGSIENIISQFQQDSQSSLSSVDSVCSTAHQRSAEIEQLSQAMSDVVEEMKQALAHANSIEQQTNTTSALSQQVQGKVRVITQHANQTSESAAQTHNISMNLEQQSEHLEALLDQFTLSNKK
- the queD gene encoding 6-carboxytetrahydropterin synthase QueD, with amino-acid sequence MKTELYKEFMFEAAHHLPHVPEGHKCGRLHGHSFLVRLYVEGEVDPHTGWVVDFAEIKAAFKPIYDRLDHYYLNDIEGLENPTSEVLAKWIWNQLKPTLPLLSKVEIKETCTAGCIYKGE
- a CDS encoding L-serine ammonia-lyase encodes the protein MISVFDIYKIGVGPSSSHTVGPMKAGKEFIDDLRSMGKLRDITKITVDVYGSLSLTGKGHHTDIAIIMGLAGNTPEKVDIDSIPGFIARVEETERLPVGMHCHTVSFPKEGGMNFHTTNLELHENGMQIHAWINDEKVYSKTYYSIGGGFIVDEENFGKEEENPVKAPYEFTTAEELVNQCKEHGLSISTLVMKNQAAMHSDEESRTYFANIWKTMRDCMDRGMNTEGILPGPLRVPRRAAALRQQLLTSEKTTNDPMSVVDWVNMFAFAVNEENAAGGRVVTAPTNGACGIIPAVLAYYDKFIQTVTEKDYIRYFAASGAIGGLYKRNASISGAEVGCQGEVGVACSMAAAGLAELMGGSPEQVCMAAEIAMEHNLGLTCDPVAGQVQVPCIERNGIAAVKAINSTRMALRRSSAPTVSLDKVIETMLETGKDMNAKYRETSQGGLAVKVIC